In one window of Kosmotoga pacifica DNA:
- the glgP gene encoding alpha-glucan family phosphorylase, with protein MYFIEKMRAIPRLPDRIKRLEELAYNFWWTWNPEAEELFKDMDQNLWYEVKRSPVKLLRRIDQDKLNELSKNEAFLEKYDAVMKNFEHYLKAEDTWMKRTHPEKAHEQIAYFCAEYGLHESFPIYSGGLGILAGDHLKTASDLGINLVGVGLLYRHGYFNQFIDETGWQHAEFPTYDFEDFPVKPAVDEDGDEVYVKVDFPERRVWVKIWQAHVGRTPLILLDTDIPQNDPEDRKITSQLYGGNRETRIQQEIVLGIAGVRALRLLGYNPKVWHMNEGHAAFLGLERIREFIQNKGLDFRSAVEATKASNVFTTHTPVPAGNDVFDINLVDKYFNDFWPKLNTSRREFLDLGIEKSKDGREHFSMTVLALRLSSVSNGVSELHGQVSRRMWTHIFPDFPEPEVPIGHVTNGVHIWTWLNRDLKILFDKYFPENWHENVTSPEVWEHIDDIPDEELWQIHLNLKKRMRTFLHGRLRRQRMRLGETIEDLMEVDEILPENILTIGFARRFATYKRATLIFKDIERLKKILTDPERPVQFIFAGKAHPADDPGKALIKKIYEISRMPEFKNRIVILENYDMNIARHMVSGVDVWLNNPRRPHEASGTSGQKAGMNGVINFSALDGWWVEGYNGKNGWTIGDNRDYEDTELQDRIDSVSIYSTLEKEIVPLYYKVNKNGIPVDWIKKMKESIKSVALNFNTHRMLMDYVNDIYLKAIGATEFVERDNYEGAVSLSRWEQRLRQNWDFIRIKPNIPRPGLRNSISVGQPIEITANVYLGELSPEEVKVEIFVAKFDEDERMIGFKTYPMEIKKDDVHGEYLYYGKFKVEEEGKMAYTVRVVPNPDMMPINNFISLAKWV; from the coding sequence CAAGAGGTTAGAAGAATTGGCCTACAACTTCTGGTGGACTTGGAACCCCGAAGCAGAAGAATTGTTCAAAGATATGGACCAGAACCTCTGGTATGAAGTCAAAAGAAGCCCTGTAAAGCTCCTCAGACGGATCGATCAGGATAAATTAAACGAGCTTTCAAAGAATGAGGCTTTCCTCGAGAAATATGATGCTGTAATGAAAAATTTTGAACATTATTTGAAAGCCGAGGATACGTGGATGAAGCGGACCCATCCTGAGAAAGCCCACGAACAGATAGCCTATTTCTGCGCTGAGTATGGACTTCATGAGTCTTTCCCTATCTATTCCGGAGGCCTTGGCATTCTCGCGGGTGACCATCTGAAGACGGCCAGTGATCTGGGTATCAACCTTGTTGGAGTTGGATTGCTTTACCGGCATGGTTATTTCAACCAATTTATCGATGAGACAGGCTGGCAACATGCTGAATTTCCGACTTATGACTTTGAAGATTTTCCTGTGAAACCAGCTGTCGATGAAGACGGTGATGAGGTATATGTCAAGGTCGACTTTCCAGAAAGGCGCGTATGGGTAAAAATCTGGCAGGCGCATGTGGGAAGAACACCCCTCATACTTCTGGACACCGATATTCCGCAAAATGATCCTGAGGACAGGAAAATCACTTCGCAACTTTACGGAGGCAATAGAGAAACGAGAATACAGCAAGAAATAGTACTCGGAATCGCAGGAGTGAGGGCACTTCGCCTCCTCGGATACAATCCGAAAGTTTGGCATATGAACGAGGGGCATGCAGCTTTCCTCGGTCTCGAAAGGATAAGAGAGTTCATTCAAAATAAAGGTCTGGATTTCAGAAGTGCTGTCGAAGCAACAAAAGCAAGCAACGTTTTCACAACTCACACGCCGGTTCCAGCCGGTAACGATGTCTTCGATATAAATCTCGTGGATAAGTATTTCAATGATTTCTGGCCAAAGTTAAATACTTCAAGAAGAGAATTTCTTGATCTGGGGATTGAGAAATCCAAGGATGGAAGAGAACACTTTAGTATGACTGTTCTGGCCTTGAGACTTTCTTCCGTTTCCAATGGTGTTAGTGAACTGCATGGTCAGGTTTCCCGCAGGATGTGGACCCACATCTTTCCTGATTTCCCGGAACCAGAAGTCCCCATCGGCCATGTTACAAATGGTGTTCACATATGGACATGGCTGAATAGAGATCTTAAAATACTCTTTGACAAATACTTCCCCGAGAACTGGCACGAAAACGTTACCTCTCCTGAGGTGTGGGAACACATTGATGATATTCCCGACGAGGAACTGTGGCAGATACACCTCAATCTAAAAAAACGAATGCGTACCTTTTTACATGGCAGGTTGAGGCGGCAAAGGATGAGGCTCGGAGAAACTATTGAGGATCTGATGGAAGTCGATGAGATACTCCCTGAAAACATATTGACAATCGGTTTCGCCAGGAGATTTGCTACCTATAAGAGGGCTACGCTTATTTTCAAGGACATAGAAAGGTTAAAGAAAATACTAACGGACCCTGAACGTCCTGTTCAGTTCATTTTTGCAGGTAAGGCTCATCCAGCTGACGATCCGGGGAAAGCCTTGATAAAGAAAATCTACGAGATTTCAAGAATGCCAGAGTTTAAGAACCGCATCGTGATTCTTGAGAACTATGACATGAATATTGCAAGACATATGGTCAGCGGTGTAGATGTATGGCTTAACAACCCGAGACGCCCCCACGAAGCAAGCGGGACGAGTGGGCAAAAAGCCGGTATGAACGGTGTAATAAACTTCAGCGCCCTGGATGGTTGGTGGGTTGAGGGATACAACGGCAAGAACGGTTGGACAATTGGTGATAACAGAGATTACGAAGACACCGAACTTCAGGACAGGATTGACAGTGTCTCCATTTACAGTACTCTAGAAAAAGAGATAGTTCCTCTATATTACAAGGTAAACAAAAATGGCATACCAGTAGATTGGATAAAGAAAATGAAAGAGTCGATAAAGAGTGTGGCTTTGAATTTCAACACACATCGGATGCTTATGGACTATGTTAACGATATTTATCTCAAGGCCATAGGAGCCACGGAATTCGTTGAAAGAGACAATTATGAAGGTGCCGTATCTCTTTCCAGGTGGGAACAACGTTTAAGACAGAACTGGGATTTCATAAGAATCAAGCCGAACATTCCACGACCAGGTTTGAGAAATAGCATCAGTGTTGGACAGCCAATAGAAATCACAGCTAACGTTTATCTCGGTGAATTATCTCCCGAAGAGGTCAAGGTAGAGATCTTCGTTGCTAAGTTCGACGAAGATGAACGAATGATAGGATTCAAGACCTATCCAATGGAAATCAAAAAAGATGATGTCCATGGCGAATATCTGTATTACGGAAAATTCAAAGTAGAAGAAGAAGGAAAAATGGCATACACGGTGCGTGTTGT